One window of Zalophus californianus isolate mZalCal1 chromosome 3, mZalCal1.pri.v2, whole genome shotgun sequence genomic DNA carries:
- the LOC113920836 gene encoding nascent polypeptide-associated complex subunit alpha-like has product MPGEATETVPATEQELPQPQAETGSGTESDSDESVPELEEQDSTQATTQQAQLAAAAEIDEEPVSKAKQSRSEKKARKAMSKLGL; this is encoded by the coding sequence ATGCCTGGTGAAGCCACAGAAACCGTCCCTGCTACAGAGCAGGAGTTGCCACAGCCCCAGGCTGAGACAGGGTCTGGAACAGAATCTGACAGTGATGAATCAGTACCAGAGCTTGAGGAACAGGATTCCACACAGGCAACCACACAACAGGCCCAGCTGGCAGCAGCTGCTGAAATCGATGAAGAACCAGTCAGTAAAGCAAAACAGAGCCGGAGTGAAAAGAAGGCACGGAAGGCTATGTCCAAACTGGGTCTTTGA